A region of Salvia splendens isolate huo1 chromosome 17, SspV2, whole genome shotgun sequence DNA encodes the following proteins:
- the LOC121774626 gene encoding gamma-soluble NSF attachment protein-like, whose translation MASDPDKLMAKADKMTKLSLTRWNADWRNATALYEQAGNAYRLARKFEQAKEAFEKASKGHEMLASPWDAAKHMETAGALAKDVGNWNEVSDFYRRASELYIECGRVQPASDALAKGARALEDAMPEGAIQLYTDACTVLEEDGKEQMAFDLYRAATNVYIKLEKYTDAATFLLRLALAADKCNATHSQCKAYLSAIIVYLYAHDFEQAEKCYNDCCQVDAFMNSDQNRAASRLMSAYTDGDVEEIKRAAQSNIVSNLDHVIIKIARKLPTGDVSGFKRGAIETEDLLDEDDLT comes from the exons ATGGCTTCCGATCCAGACAAATTGATGGCCAAAGCAGATAAAAT GACAAAACTCAGTTTGACGAGATGGAATGCTGATTGGAGGAATGCAACAGCTTTGTATGAACAGGCTG GAAATGCTTATAGGCTTGCTAGAAAGTTTGAGCAAGCTAAGGAAGCGTTTGAAAAGGCTTCGAAGGGGCACGAGATGCTAGCTTC GCCTTGGGATGCTGCAAAACATATGGAGACTGCTGGAGCTCTTGCAAAGGACGTAGGAAACTGGAACGAAGTGTCTGACTTCTATAGACGCGCGTCTGAGTTGTACATCGAGTGTGGAAGGGTACAACCTGCGTCGGATGCGCTTGCAAAAGGGGCTCG TGCTTTAGAAGATGCGATGCCTGAGGGAGCTATCCAGCTTTACACTGATGCTTGTACTGTTCTTGAAGAGGATGGGAAGGAGCAAATGGCGTTTGATCTCTATCGTGCTGCTACAAATGTTTATATCAAACTTGAGAA GTACACGGACGCTGCAACTTTTCTTCTAAGATTAGCCTTAGCAGCTGACAAATGCAATGCTACACATAGCCAGTGCAAG GCTTATCTTAGTGCAATTATTGTGTATCTATACGCACATGACTTCGAGCAAGCAGAGAAATGCTACAATGATTGTTGCCA AGTTGATGCATTCATGAACAGTGATCAGAATCGTGCTGCATCTCGACTTATGTCTGCATATACTGATGGAGATGTTGAGGAAATCAAACGAGCAGCTCAGTCAAATATTGTTTCCAACCTTGACCATGTA ATCATCAAGATTGCAAGGAAACTGCCCACCGGAGATGTCTCTGGGTTCAAGAGGGGTGCTATAGAAACGGAAGATCTGTTGGATGAAGACGATCTCACTTAA
- the LOC121774625 gene encoding subtilisin-like protease SBT2.3, whose amino-acid sequence MQMEGRWGVGFWGVMVCLGVFVGCSFAQVDEGNVTAVYIVTLKQAPASHYYDELRVMKGHHVRGNGSEGMSRFDKPRNTAKTNRRHKPYIDRVHDSLLKRALRGEKYLKLYSYRCLINGFAVLVTEQQAYKLSIRREVLNVALDFSVRTATTHTPQFLGLPDGAWAQEGGFDTAGEGIVIGFIDTGIDPTHPSFSDDTPEKPYPVPQHFSGICEVTRDFPSGSCNRKLVGARHFAASAITRGIFNATQDYASPFDGDGHGTHTAAIAAGNHGIPVVVAGHTFGNASGMAPRSHVAVYKALYKSFGGFAADVVAAIDQAAQDGVDIISLSITPNRRPPGIATFFNPIDMALLSAVKAGIFVVQAAGNTGPSPKSISSFSPWIFTVGAATHDRSYSNSIVLGNNITIPGVGLAPGTDGDAMYTLVSAIHALNTTTATANDLYVSECQDAGNFNQSVVEGNLLICSYSIRFVLGLSTIKQALETADNLNAAGVVFYMDPYVIGFQLNPIPMKIPGIIIPSPDDSKILLHYYNSSLERDDSLKKIVKFGGLASVSGGNKANFSHSAPKVMYYSARGPDPEDNFLDDADVLKPNVVAPGNFIWSAWSSGGMDSIEFLGESFAMMSGTSMAAPHIAGLAALIKQRFPTFSPSAIGSALSTTASLNDNNRGPIMAQRAYTNPDVNQSPATPFDMGSGFVNATRALDPGLIFDSGYNDYVSFLCGINGSSPVVLNYTGASCGGPTLNTTDLNLPSITVSKLYQSMTVQRVVTNVAGNETYSVGWSAPYGASVKVTPTHFSIGGGEKQVLSVLINATMNSSVASFGRIGLFGNQGHVVNIPLSVILKISYNNTAG is encoded by the exons ATGCAAATGGAGGGAAGGTGGGGGGTTGGGTTTTGGGGTGTAATGgtgtgtttgggtgtgtttgtGGGGTGCAGTTTTGCTCAGGTTGATGAAGGCAATGTGACTGCTGTGTATATTGTCACTCTCAAACAAGCCCCAGCTTCTCATTACTATGATGAGCTTAGAGTTATGAAAGGGCATCATGTTAGAGGCAATGGGTCTGAGGGAATGAGTAGATTTGATAAACCAAG GAATACAGCAAAGACGAATAGGCGTCACAAGCCGTACATAGACCGTGTGCATGATTCTCTGTTAAAACGAGCCTTGAGGGGTGAAAAGTATCTTAAGCTCTACAGCTACCGTTGCCTGATCAACGGATTTGCTGTGCTTGTCACTGAACAGCAG GCTTACAAGCTGTCAATCAGGAGGGAGGTGTTGAATGTGGCATTGGATTTCTCGGTCAGGACTGCGACTACTCATACACCCCAGTTTTTAGGTCTTCCCGATGGAGCATGGGCGCAAGAAGGCGGATTTGATACAGCGGGAGAAGGGATCGTTATTGGATTCATCGACACTGGGATTGATCCCACACACCCTAGCTTCTCTGATGACACGCCTGAGAAGCCATACCCTGTCCCACAGCATTTCTCTGGGATCTGTGAGGTCACACGCGACTTCCCATCTGGATCCTGCAACAGAAAGCTCGTTGGGGCTCGCCATTTTGCTGCCTCCGCGATCACCAGAGGGATTTTCAACGCCACACAGGACTATGCTTCGCCATTCGATGGTGATGGCCATGGGAC GCATACAGCTGCTATTGCAGCAGGAAACCATGGAATTCCAGTTGTAGTAGCTGGACATACCTTTGGAAATGCCAGTGGAATGGCTCCTCGTTCGCA TGTTGCCGTTTATAAGGCGTTGTACAAAAGCTTCGGGGGCTTCGCTGCTGATGTGGTTGCTGCCATAGATCAA GCTGCACAGGACGGGGTGGACATAATAAGCTTGTCGATAACTCCAAACAGGCGGCCTCCCGGCATTGCCACTTTCTTTAATCCTATAGACATGGCTTTGTTGTCGGCTGTCAAGGCCGGGATTTTCGTCGTGCAGGCAGCAGGAAACACGGGGCCGTCTCCCAAGAGCATCTCCTCCTTTAGCCCATGGATCTTCACTGTTGGCGCTGCAACTCATGACCGGAGCTATAGTAACTCTATAGTCCTCGGCAACAACATCACAATCCCGGGAGTTGGACTTGCTC CTGGGACGGACGGAGACGCAATGTACACGTTGGTTTCGGCCATCCACGCCTTGAACACAACAACAGCAACCGCGAACGACTTGTATGTTAGCGAATGCCAAGATGCCGGGAACTTCAACCAGAGTGTTGTCGAAGGGAATCTTCTGATTTGCAGCTACTCCATCCGGTTCGTTCTCGGCCTCTCCACCATCAAACAAGCTCTAGAAACCGCAGATAACCTCAATGCAGCTGGCGTTGTATTCTACATGGATCCATACGTCATCGGCTTCCAGCTCAACCCAATCCCAATGAAGATCCCCGGCATTATAATCCCATCTCCCGACGATTCAAAA ATCTTGCTACATTATTACAATTCTTCTTTGGAGAGAGATGATAGTTTGAAGAAAATTGTTAAGTTTGGAGGATTAGCAAGTGTTTCTGGTGGAAATAAAGCAAATTTCAGCCACTCTGCCCCTAAGGTTATGTATTATTCGGCTAGAGGGCCGGATCCGGAAGACAATTTTCTTGATGACGCCGACGTGCTAAAACCCAACGTCGTTGCTCCCGGGAACTTCATATGGTCCGCTTGGAGCTCGGGTGGCATGGACTCAATCGAGTTTCTAG GTGAGAGCTTTGCAATGATGTCTGGAACAAGCATGGCAGCTCCTCACATTGCTGGACTTGCagccttgatcaagcaaaggtTCCCCACTTTCTCGCCGTCCGCGATCGGATCCGCCCTCTCAACGACGGCTTCCCTCAACGACAACAATCGCGGGCCGATCATGGCGCAGCGCGCCTACACCAACCCCGACGTGAACCAGTCCCCGGCCACTCCCTTCGACATGGGGAGCGGATTCGTCAATGCCACCAGAGCGTTGGATCCCGGCCTCATTTTCGACTCCG GCTACAATGATTACGTGTCGTTCCTGTGCGGCATCAACGGCTCGTCCCCAGTGGTCCTGAACTACACAGGAGCGAGCTGCGGGGGTCCGACCCTGAACACCACCGACCTCAACCTGCCCTCGATCACTGTCTCGAAGCTGTACCAGTCCATGACCGTGCAGCGGGTCGTGACCAATGTGGCTGGCAATGAGACGTACAGCGTCGGGTGGAGCGCGCCTTACGGGGCCTCGGTGAAGGTGACGCCGACACACTTCTCGATCGGCGGAGGAGAGAAGCAGGTGCTGAGTGTGTTGATTAATGCCACCATGAACAGCTCAGTGGCTAGCTTTGGGAGGATAGGGTTGTTTGGGAATCAAGGCCATGTGGTTAATATTCCTCTCTCTGTTATTCTCAAGATTTCATACAATAATACTGCTGGCTGA
- the LOC121775519 gene encoding coatomer subunit epsilon-1-like — MAAVVGPDPLFGLRNNFYVGAYQGAINSSEIPNLSPDDAVERDCLVYRSYIALGSYQLVISEIDSSAATPLQAVKLLAVYLSSPNNKETVISSLHEWLADPAVGSNPILRLIAGTIFMHEQDYNEALKHTNAGGTMELHALNVQIFLKMHRSDFAEKQLRVMQAVDEDHALTQLANAWLNLSVGGSKIQEAYLIFQDFSERYQMTSLVLNGKAVCCMHKGEFDEAETLLLEALNRDAKDPETLANLVVCSLHLGKPSSRYLSQLKLSHPEHTLVVRASAAEEAFDRAVQTVA; from the exons ATGGCGGCGGTTGTAGGACCGGATCCGTTGTTCGGATTGAGGAACAATTTTTACGTGGGGGCGTACCAGGGCGCAATCAACAGCAGCGAAATCCCTAATCTCTCGCCCGACGACGCCGTTGAGAGGGACTGCCTCGTCTACCGCTCTTACATTGCTCTCGGCAGCTATCAG CTCGTGATAAGTGAGATTGATTCATCTGCGGCGACGCCGCTTCAGGCGGTGAAATTATTGGCTGTATATCTCTCCAGCCCTAACAACAAG GAAACAGTAATTTCAAGTCTCCATGAGTGGTTGGCAGATCCTGCAGTTGGAAGCAACCCCATCTTACGTCTCATTGCCGGGACCATATTCATGCATGAACAGGACTATAATGAAGCTTTGAAGCATACAAATGCTGGTGGAACAATGGAGTT GCACGCTTTAAATGTCCAAATTTTTCTCAAGATGCACCGTTCAGATTTTGCCGAGAAACAATTGAGAGTCATGCAAGCGGTAGATGAAGACCACGCACTAACTCAACTTGCTAATGCATGGCTCAACTTGTCTGTG GGTGGTTCAAAGATCCAGGAGGCATATCTTATTTTCCAAGATTTCTCAGAGAGGTACCAAATGACCAGCTTGGTCCTGAATGGCAAGGCTGTTTGCTGCATGCACAAGGGGGAATTTGACGAGGCAGAGACCCTTCTGCTTGAGGCCCTTAACAGA GATGCTAAGGATCCAGAGACCCTTGCCAATCTGGTTGTTTGTAGTCTTCACCTCGGTAAACCATCATCGCGCTACCTCAG CCAATTGAAACTTTCTCACCCAGAACACACCCTCGTTGTACGTGCATCTGCAGCGGAGGAAGCTTTTGACAGAGCAGTCCAAACTGTCGCATGA
- the LOC121775126 gene encoding UDP-arabinose 4-epimerase 1-like, whose translation MLSFNRIRAQPRGNRSMSLGGMEYADPKKKNNFCGKILMVSTLTAFCILMLRHSPNFNAPPQFSSHEPGVTHVLVTGGAGFIGSHAALRLLKDFYRVTIVDNLSRGNLGAIRVLQQLFPEPGRLQFIYADLGDAKSVQKIFSENAFDAVMHFAAVAYVGESTLDPLKYYHNITSNTLVVLEAMAAHRVKTLIYSSTCATYGEPDKMPITEETPQVPINPYGKAKKMAEDIILDFHKNSDMAVMILRYFNVIGSDPEGRLGEAPRPELREHGRISGACFDAARGIIPGLKVRGTDYKTSDGTCIRDYIDVTDLVDAHVKALEKAKPGHVGIYNVGTGKGSSVNEFVAACKKATGVPIKVHFLPRRPGDYAEVYSDPSKIRNDLNWTARHTNLEESLQVAWRWQKAHQNGYGSMSA comes from the exons ATGTTGAGTTTCAATAGGATCAGAGCTCAGCCGAGGGGCAATCGATCTATGTCTTTAGGAG GCATGGAATATGcggatccgaagaagaagaacaaTTTTTGTGGTAAAATCTTGATGGTTTCCACTCTTACAGCATTCTGCATTCTTATGCTCAGACATTCCCCAAATTTCAACGCCCCGCCTCAA TTCTCTAGTCATGAACCTGGTGTGACTCATGTATTGGTAACGGGAGGTGCTGGATTCATCGGTTCACATGCTGCGTTACGGCTTCTTAAGGATTTTTATCGTGTGACTATAGTG GATAATCTTTCTCGGGGAAACCTTGGTGCCATTCGTGTCCTGCAGCAATTGTTCCCTGAGCCGGGGAGGCTTCAGTTTATTTATGCCGATCTTGGGGATGCAAAATCG GTCCAGAAAATTTTCTCCGAAAATGCATTCGATGCAGTGATGCATTTTGCCGCTGTAGCGTACGTCGGAGAGAGTACTCTCGATCCACTCAA GTATTATCACAATATTACATCAAACACTCTCGTTGTATTAGAAGCCATGGCGGCTCACAGAGTGAAGACATTAATTTATTCGAGCACATGTGCAACGTACGGGGAACCTGACAAGATGCCGATTACAGAAGAAACCCCACAG GTTCCCATAAATCCATATGGAAAAGCCAAGAAAATGGCAGAGGATATCATTCTTGATTTTCATAAAAACTCTGATATGGCTGTCATGATTCTTAG ATACTTCAATGTGATTGGTTCTGATCCTGAGGGAAGGCTCGGTGAAGCTCCCCGGCCAGAACTACGTGAACACGGACGGATATCTGGCGCTTGCTTCGATGCTGCTCGTGGAATCATCCCAGGTCTCAAG GTTCGTGGAACAGATTACAAGACTTCCGACGGCACCTGCATCCGTGACTACATTGACGTGACCGATCTCGTGGACGCTCACGTCAAAGCCCTCGAGAAAGCCAAACCCGGGCACGTAGGCATCTACAACGTCGGTACAGGAAAAG GAAGTTCAGTGAACGAGTTCGTGGCAGCGTGCAAGAAGGCGACGGGGGTGCCTATAAAAGTCCATTTCCTTCCTCGGAGGCCTGGGGACTACGCAGAGGTGTACAGCGATCCGTCGAAGATCAGGAACGATCTGAACTGGACAGCGAGGCACACTAACCTCGAAGAGAGCTTGCAGGTCGCGTGGAGATGGCAGAAGGCGCACCAGAACGGGTACGGGTCGATGTCTGCGTAA